In one window of Myxocyprinus asiaticus isolate MX2 ecotype Aquarium Trade chromosome 43, UBuf_Myxa_2, whole genome shotgun sequence DNA:
- the smfn gene encoding small fragment nuclease, translated as MRAHMLSSACITGFRVLSRVGVSSQVVKLHPLVSAAHSSSFFSPCASVLIRGLMSKRSDSRKMSDPMAQRMVWVDLEMTGLDIEKDEIIEMACIITDSDLNIIAEGPNLIINQPDELLDSMSDWCKEHHGESGLIEAVRDSTITLQQAEYEFLSFIRQHMPPGQCPLAGNSVHADKKFLDKYMPQFMRHLHYRIIDVSTIKELCRRWFPEEYKLAPQKKASHRALEDIQESIKELKFYRANVFKPQVEEKKRKIVENGDKKTVN; from the exons ATGCGGGCACACATGTTGAGTTCTGCGTGTATTACAGGATTCAGAGTCCTGAGTCGAGTCGGCGTGTCATCACAGGTGGTGAAACTACACCCACTTGTGTCCGCAGCCCACAGCTCGTCTTTTTTCAGTCcatgtgcctctgtgctcatcAGGGGTTTAATGTCAAAACGATCAGACAGCAGGAAGATGTCTGACCCCATGGCGCAGCGGATGGTCTGGGTGGATTTGGAG ATGACAGGGCTGGACATTGAGAAGGATGAGATTATTGAGATGGCCTGCATCATCACAGATTCTGATCTGAACATCATCGCAGAG gGGCCAAATCTGATAATCAATCAACCAGACGAGCTGCTTGACAGCATGTCAGACTGGTGCAAAGAGCATCATGGAGAG TCAGGGTTGATTGAGGCTGTGCGGGACAGTACCATCACCCTGCAGCAGGCAGAGTATGAGTTCCTGTCCTTTATCAGACAGCACATGCCACCAGGACAGTGTCCTCTTGCAG GAAACTCCGTTCACGCTGATAAGAAGTTTCTGGATAAGTACATGCCACAGTTCATGCGCCACCTGCACTATCGCATCATAGATGTGAGCACCATTAAAGAGCTGTGCAG ACGATGGTTTCCAGAGGAGTACAAGCTCGCGCCACAGAAAAAagcatcacacag AGCGCTGGAAGACATCCAGGAGAGCATAAAAGAACTGAAGTTTTACAGAGCAAATGTTTTCAAACCTCAAGTAGAGGAGAAGAAACGAAAAATAGTTGAAAACGGTGATAAGAAAACTGTGAACTAA